In a genomic window of Anoxybacter fermentans:
- a CDS encoding ABC transporter ATP-binding protein, producing MRRNILQVNNLTKIYDTKKVLKEVSFEVKCGEIVGLIGPNGAGKTTIIQSILGLIERDQGDIYYNGQILKKQQEIATHISYIPEQPVYYEDLTVEEHLQFIAMLFKIPQNEYQKRKEFIVDYLNLKEHLKKFPDQLSKGTKQKFMISCGFIREFDLMVADEPFSGLDPAALKNLKDLFREYKRRNKSIIVSTHLLDLAQTFCDRYIFLNKGEIIVVGSQKEISEKINFKNKNLSLEEIFLKLMNK from the coding sequence GTGAGAAGAAATATTTTGCAAGTTAATAATTTAACCAAAATTTATGATACCAAAAAAGTTCTTAAAGAAGTTTCTTTTGAAGTCAAATGTGGAGAAATTGTGGGCTTGATTGGACCAAATGGTGCTGGCAAGACTACAATTATACAGAGTATTTTAGGACTTATTGAACGAGATCAGGGTGACATTTATTACAATGGTCAGATATTAAAAAAACAACAGGAGATTGCTACACATATATCTTATATTCCTGAACAACCGGTCTACTATGAAGATCTAACTGTAGAAGAACATTTACAATTTATTGCTATGTTATTTAAAATTCCGCAAAATGAATATCAAAAACGTAAAGAGTTTATTGTTGACTATTTAAATTTAAAGGAGCATTTAAAAAAATTTCCTGATCAATTATCAAAGGGGACTAAACAGAAGTTTATGATCAGTTGTGGGTTTATTCGAGAATTTGATTTAATGGTGGCTGATGAACCTTTTTCTGGTCTGGATCCAGCAGCACTAAAAAATCTAAAAGACCTTTTTAGAGAATATAAAAGAAGGAATAAATCTATAATTGTCTCAACTCATCTTCTGGATTTAGCACAAACTTTTTGTGATAGATATATATTTTTAAATAAGGGAGAAATTATTGTTGTTGGAAGCCAAAAAGAAATCAGTGAAAAAATTAATTTTAAAAATAAAAATCTATCACTGGAAGAAATCTTTTTAAAGCTCATGAATAAATAA
- a CDS encoding TldD/PmbA family protein yields the protein MIKDNFSIEKIDVVELAELQKRIIPLTDYIDFYIEEVVEMSWFLGLTERVGPLFSTNRGAGLRIIQKNNRMYLCRTLAEYKDIYELFEMALKKLSTNIEYGIKYQTTNNYFQYQNQSLHQKFNLPYEEIDFVFNELEYFARENLNLYNLSCHISGCLKKVIILDHEGKSIELAENKLKVKLNIMFNLNGEMITKTKKCFSKGDNFNLKELIKKNGFDLVKEAKNCVRLKTVKPDKMDLVLAPGAGGILIHEACGHALEADEILEKNSVFSYRLGKKIAPDYITICDRGHIESDWVYEPYDSEGTKSNSVYLIKDGVISGVMTDLRTAKELNFKPTGNGRRESFQFQPICRMRNTYLEPREYSPEEIIKSTKKGIYATEFSGGEVNTQTGDFIFGVSSGYLIENGEITDAIKPFLYVGNTLDVLSRIDMVGNDLKFEIGDCGKSGQMVDVSYGQPTLRISSQKVGGLR from the coding sequence ATGATTAAAGATAATTTTTCTATAGAGAAAATAGATGTTGTAGAGCTTGCTGAGTTACAAAAGAGAATAATACCCCTAACAGATTATATAGATTTTTATATTGAAGAAGTTGTTGAAATGAGTTGGTTTTTAGGATTGACAGAAAGGGTTGGGCCTCTTTTTTCAACTAATCGTGGTGCAGGTTTACGTATAATTCAAAAAAATAATCGGATGTATTTATGTAGGACTTTAGCTGAATATAAAGATATTTATGAACTATTTGAAATGGCTTTAAAAAAATTATCGACAAATATAGAATATGGAATTAAATATCAAACGACTAATAATTATTTCCAATATCAAAATCAATCTCTTCATCAAAAATTTAATTTACCTTATGAAGAAATAGATTTCGTTTTTAATGAGTTGGAGTATTTTGCACGGGAAAATTTGAATTTATATAACCTTTCATGTCATATTTCGGGTTGTTTAAAAAAGGTAATTATATTAGATCATGAAGGTAAATCTATTGAGTTGGCTGAAAACAAATTGAAAGTTAAGCTTAATATTATGTTTAATCTAAATGGAGAGATGATTACTAAGACGAAAAAATGTTTTTCTAAAGGTGATAACTTTAATTTGAAGGAATTAATTAAAAAAAACGGATTTGATTTAGTGAAAGAAGCAAAAAATTGTGTACGTTTAAAAACTGTAAAACCAGATAAAATGGATCTTGTTCTAGCTCCAGGGGCAGGGGGAATTCTCATTCATGAAGCATGTGGGCATGCCTTAGAGGCGGATGAAATTCTTGAAAAGAATAGTGTTTTCTCTTATAGGTTAGGAAAAAAAATAGCCCCTGATTATATTACAATTTGTGACAGAGGTCATATTGAAAGTGATTGGGTTTATGAACCTTACGATTCTGAGGGAACGAAATCAAACTCTGTATATCTTATTAAAGATGGTGTGATTAGTGGGGTTATGACTGATTTAAGGACAGCCAAGGAATTAAATTTTAAACCTACTGGAAACGGGCGTAGAGAGTCTTTTCAATTTCAACCAATATGTCGGATGAGAAATACATATTTAGAGCCAAGAGAATATTCGCCTGAAGAAATTATTAAAAGTACGAAGAAAGGTATTTATGCTACCGAATTTTCAGGTGGGGAAGTCAATACCCAGACAGGAGATTTTATTTTTGGAGTTAGTAGTGGATATTTAATTGAAAATGGGGAAATTACAGATGCTATTAAACCTTTTTTGTATGTTGGAAATACATTAGATGTATTATCTAGAATTGATATGGTGGGAAATGATTTAAAATTTGAAATTGGAGATTGTGGAAAAAGTGGACAGATGGTGGATGTATCTTATGGTCAACCTACGTTACGCATTTCTTCACAAAAAGTAGGTGGTCTACGATGA
- a CDS encoding TldD/PmbA family protein: MKEKIYKLEQTIKKVLKHEDCAEIYFSQKDKHCYEINDNLKKNYSLFSDMGISARVFKKGKVGFSFRPGISEDAIFGALQDAQQNLKFAPEESYMPFPCIKPKENFDFNFEDKIDVFNLLTEELIQKMNEELKRVGLSLKTIYFYSEIEQFLLINTAQVQGGGNVNLYSLGFNFRIKNKSIDESFFITRFFSDFRDFFNVKDVIQQAIKIAEVKKSNPLQQKVIDSPILLTPNAVSVLIYVFLSLLTSESIFHKRSFISDLDKKIFFGNQLTIIENARNNKICNANIDREGSVRKEVKIIEKGNLCNIISDIKYGSKIGVQSTSSAWRQNYQQMPIVKATSVTVESGTSLMEEIICKNSEIFIIDDLIGIAAGLNSTTGDFQVTSEGYLMSDNKIKGRARVFFQNNLISLFNNIIEITKEQEYGIDGSIYVPGFVIGNTKLSVI; this comes from the coding sequence ATGAAAGAAAAAATATATAAATTAGAACAAACTATAAAAAAAGTATTAAAGCATGAGGATTGTGCAGAAATATATTTTTCACAGAAAGATAAGCATTGTTATGAGATAAATGATAATTTGAAGAAAAATTATTCTTTATTTTCAGATATGGGTATTTCAGCAAGAGTATTTAAAAAAGGAAAGGTCGGTTTTTCTTTCCGTCCTGGTATTAGTGAGGATGCAATTTTTGGAGCTCTTCAGGATGCTCAACAAAATTTAAAATTTGCTCCCGAAGAATCTTATATGCCTTTTCCTTGTATAAAACCCAAGGAAAATTTTGATTTTAATTTTGAGGATAAGATTGATGTATTTAATCTTTTGACAGAAGAACTGATTCAAAAAATGAATGAAGAACTTAAAAGAGTAGGTTTAAGTTTAAAAACAATATATTTTTATAGTGAAATTGAACAATTTTTACTTATAAATACTGCTCAAGTCCAAGGTGGAGGGAATGTAAATTTATATTCATTAGGATTCAACTTTAGAATAAAGAATAAGAGCATTGATGAATCTTTTTTTATAACACGTTTCTTTTCTGATTTTCGTGATTTTTTTAATGTAAAAGATGTTATACAGCAAGCAATTAAAATTGCAGAAGTTAAAAAAAGTAATCCATTACAGCAGAAAGTAATTGATTCCCCAATTTTATTAACACCTAATGCAGTTTCCGTCTTGATATATGTATTTTTATCTTTACTTACAAGTGAATCTATTTTTCATAAGAGGAGTTTTATTTCAGATTTAGATAAAAAAATATTTTTTGGTAACCAGTTAACGATTATTGAAAACGCAAGGAATAATAAAATTTGTAATGCAAATATTGATCGAGAGGGGTCAGTAAGAAAAGAGGTTAAGATAATTGAAAAGGGAAATTTATGTAATATTATATCTGATATAAAATACGGCTCTAAAATTGGAGTTCAAAGTACTTCCTCGGCATGGCGTCAAAATTATCAACAGATGCCAATAGTAAAAGCAACATCTGTTACTGTGGAGTCTGGAACTTCTTTGATGGAAGAGATTATCTGTAAAAATAGTGAAATCTTTATTATTGATGATTTAATAGGGATTGCTGCTGGATTGAACTCTACTACAGGTGATTTCCAAGTAACTTCTGAAGGGTATTTAATGAGTGATAATAAGATTAAAGGGAGGGCTAGAGTTTTTTTTCAAAATAATTTGATATCATTGTTTAATAATATTATTGAGATTACAAAGGAACAAGAGTATGGGATTGATGGCTCTATTTATGTTCCTGGTTTTGTAATTGGAAATACAAAGCTGAGTGTAATTTAA